The genomic window GTGGCGGTTACCGGCGTCTCCGGCAACGACATATCGTCATCATCATCTTCGAAGAGGGACCCAATGACCATGAACTCCCCGTCCTCCTCCGCCATGGTCACGGTCGCGCCTTCTTGGATCTGCAGCTTCTCCCTGTACGAGTTGATCTTCTCCAGCTTCAGCCCGGCGCGGAAGCGTTCGATGAAGTTGTCCGCCTTGGTGTTCACGTCGGGGCTCGCGCAGTACGACGGTGCCGGTGACGCAGTGACCGACggaacctcctcctccccctccagcatcggcggtggaggaggcggtggcggcattGGGGGCGACGGCGGAGGAAGCGGGTAGGCGTAGTACACGACACCGCGCCTGGGATACAGTGGCGGCTGCTGCGGATACCCCTGCGCGCGTATCTGCTGTTGCGGGTGCGCGCTCGCGCGCGGCGGCCGTGTCCTCACCGGAGCTGGCGCTGGCTGCGGAGGAGCGGGGCGAGACGGAGGCTGTGGCGGTTTCCTTGATCGGCGCGTTGGTGGGGGCGGAGGTGGCGGTTGCGGTGGCGCGAGGGAGTTCATGCGGCGGCTCTTGCTGCCTCCTTTCTTGAAgaggttggagaagatggatgacggcggcggcgggggagggggtggcggcggtggcgggcgtGGAGGATTGGCACGGCCGGTAGCTTCGGGACTCGCCGATGCTTCGGACGAAGGCGACGAGTAGTGGTCATCGGAgagatggtgatggtggtggtggtggtgcctctccctcttcatgataatgCTCTTGCGCTTCTTCTGGTAGAAGAGAGCAATGGCGGAGGCCAGTTCCTTTGCGCCGCCCACACTGCCGCTCCTCTTCTTCTTGCTCCTCGACATTGCCGCcggtggcggaggaggaggtggcggcggagtCCCTGGGGGAAACATGGCTGGCGATGGCGACTGCGGGTGATTGATCTCTTCCACTATAATCTCCTTCTCCACTTCTTCCATTGTCGGCAGGTTCTCgaggctgcggcggcgacggcgaggctgcTGCGGAGGGGCAG from Triticum aestivum cultivar Chinese Spring chromosome 3B, IWGSC CS RefSeq v2.1, whole genome shotgun sequence includes these protein-coding regions:
- the LOC123069999 gene encoding formin-like protein 20; the protein is MERTGSSADGTGPSTSSSYPTADADDNGTAGGAKVWLLVLLFSLLLLLFLPSAVRRGGGFQRGGITLKSGGDVVNLCLVLFAILCGLLGRGGGDADGEAPGPAPLAPKSHLRVSPAAAPTPEPSTEDVWASFNNSYTNHNAQTGIRRMKSSSSYPELRLDSDGVWGLASPELAWRSYDDAELYRTRRDDADRPLRRTSSDVKTIPVDTYEVRARPLPQDARRRRRSVERLPKMDEVEEERTHPAETETLATPARSRTWSPEELDATLLGMASAPPAPAPQPQPRRRRRSLERLPEMVEVEEERTRPTETRATPARSRTWSPEELGATLLEMASAEPPPAPPQQPRRRRRSLENLPTMEEVEKEIIVEEINHPQSPSPAMFPPGTPPPPPPPPPAAMSRSKKKRSGSVGGAKELASAIALFYQKKRKSIIMKRERHHHHHHHHLSDDHYSSPSSEASASPEATGRANPPRPPPPPPPPPPPPSSIFSNLFKKGGSKSRRMNSLAPPQPPPPPPPTRRSRKPPQPPSRPAPPQPAPAPVRTRPPRASAHPQQQIRAQGYPQQPPLYPRRGVVYYAYPLPPPSPPMPPPPPPPPMLEGEEEVPSVTASPAPSYCASPDVNTKADNFIERFRAGLKLEKINSYREKLQIQEGATVTMAEEDGEFMVIGSLFEDDDDDMSLPETPVTATAAAVAAGL